GCTACAATAAGCGGTACAGCTACAGCACCAGCATACATAGCTAATACATGTTGAAGACCATACAAGAAAGTCTGACCCAACGGTAATCTTTCATCAACCGGATGTACAGAATTATTCATTCCTAAAAAACCTCCTATTGTTTTTTATAAAAAAATAAAATATATAATTAAGTGCTAAGCACTAATTATCCACCTATGAGCGACATCGATTGTGTTTCTTTTTGTGCAAATGATACATCATTTAAATGATGACATTGTGGTTTAGTATATATTGTCTTTTTTATTTTTTGCATAAGCTCTTCATCAGAAGTGCCTTTTTTTAACAAAGATTTTAAATCCAATCCCCTATTATCATGCAAACATGGCTTTAAAAAGCCAACTGATGTCAAACGTATTCTATTGCATTTCGCACAAAATTTATGTGACATAGCTGAAATAAATCCAACGGGTACTTTTAAATCAGCAAAATTATAATAATGAGCCGGTGAATTATTTTCTAAAATCAATTCAGCTTTGCCAAAAAACTGTGTCAATTTATCCAAAATAATAACTTCATCTACACCCTGATAATTTTGTGCCGCATTTATTGGCATGAGTTCAATAAAACGCAATAAAATATTATTTTTTTGTGCAAAATTCACTAAAGGAATTATTTCTGTTTCATTGATATCTTTTAAAATAACACTGTTTATCTTTAATTTTATACCACTAGTACAAGCTTTATCTATTCCTGCTAATACTGAATTGATATTTCCACCACGTGTTATCTTAAAAAACAAATCCTTATCTAAGCAATCTAAGCTTAAATTAATACTATCAAGACCAGCTTGTTTCAGCATTTCTATTTTATTTTCTAATAAAATGCCATTTGTCGTCAATGCAATTTCTTCAATCTGCGTTGAGGTTTTTATTCTTCTTATTAAATCAAGCAATTTTGGATAAAGTAATGGCTCACCGCCTGTCAATCTTATCTTTTTTATACCTGTCTTACAGATTAATTTTATTAAACGCCAAAATTCATCTAACGTCAATGTTTCTTTTGTAACTACACAACCATTTTCAGGCATGCAATACACACAACACAAATTACATTTTGCTGTAAGAGATACTCTTAAATATTCTATATTACGATTAAAACAATCCTGCATTTAAAATCCTCATCGTATCATTTTAAACTTATTTCTTTTTCATCGACGATAAGTTCAGCTGTAAATTCTTGCCCTTTTATTAAACTATGACCTTTTGTCACATACATAAACGCGTTGTATTTGTGCAACAAAGTTGAACGTGTAACACCTTTTGGATTAATATATTGAGCATGGTATTTACCATCTTGTTTAAAAAGATGCACTTGTAAACAAAAATCAGCATTTTTAGGTGCAGTAAAATCAAAATCCACTATAGCAGATATTTTAATCACTGTATCTTCTGCTTGATTATAGTATTCATCTACGATGGATTTTAAATAAAAACGCATGGCAAGTTCTGCACCATTTGGCGGTCCAGCAATTCCCAGCACAGGTTTATTGTTAAACACGGAAAAACTAGAATGTTTACCCGGTCTACAGCCTAACTCATAAACGAGCACTTCGCCTTCAACTTCCAATAAATCTAAAGTAAAATCCTTCGTTCCTTTTGAAGAACCTGCATTGATTAAAATTACATCTGCTTCGCAGCTTGCCTTTGTTAAAGCTTCTTTTATCTTTTGCTTATCATCTGGCACAATCGGATATACCTTCAAATCTGCTTGATACTGTTGAGCAAAACCATATAACATTATACTATTTGACTCTACATTTTTATCTGCTGGATAATCTGTATTTTGCCATGAAACGAGTTCATCACCTGTTGGCAAAAATACGATTTTTGGTCTTGCTACGACTTTTACTTTTTTAACTCCACCAGATGCCAAAAGACCTAAAAGCGGAGGTGTAATTTTTTCATTTTTATATACTAAGACTTCATCTTCACCAATAAGACTGCCTACAGGGTCAATCAATTGACCTTTTTTAGCTGGCATTTGCAATATTTTTAACTTACCATCTTCAAAACGTACATCTTCAATTA
The window above is part of the Megamonas hypermegale genome. Proteins encoded here:
- the moaA gene encoding GTP 3',8-cyclase MoaA; this translates as MQDCFNRNIEYLRVSLTAKCNLCCVYCMPENGCVVTKETLTLDEFWRLIKLICKTGIKKIRLTGGEPLLYPKLLDLIRRIKTSTQIEEIALTTNGILLENKIEMLKQAGLDSINLSLDCLDKDLFFKITRGGNINSVLAGIDKACTSGIKLKINSVILKDINETEIIPLVNFAQKNNILLRFIELMPINAAQNYQGVDEVIILDKLTQFFGKAELILENNSPAHYYNFADLKVPVGFISAMSHKFCAKCNRIRLTSVGFLKPCLHDNRGLDLKSLLKKGTSDEELMQKIKKTIYTKPQCHHLNDVSFAQKETQSMSLIGG
- a CDS encoding molybdopterin molybdotransferase MoeA, with translation MGYREYIEKGPMPTRDDMKSFLRQKMNFNRRYEEVDLYQAAERVAFEDIKAQTVLPKQPVSKMDGIGVKFADFANGMPDTSSWIEGKEFIFANTGCVVPFEYDTVILIEDVRFEDGKLKILQMPAKKGQLIDPVGSLIGEDEVLVYKNEKITPPLLGLLASGGVKKVKVVARPKIVFLPTGDELVSWQNTDYPADKNVESNSIMLYGFAQQYQADLKVYPIVPDDKQKIKEALTKASCEADVILINAGSSKGTKDFTLDLLEVEGEVLVYELGCRPGKHSSFSVFNNKPVLGIAGPPNGAELAMRFYLKSIVDEYYNQAEDTVIKISAIVDFDFTAPKNADFCLQVHLFKQDGKYHAQYINPKGVTRSTLLHKYNAFMYVTKGHSLIKGQEFTAELIVDEKEISLK